From the Manihot esculenta cultivar AM560-2 chromosome 3, M.esculenta_v8, whole genome shotgun sequence genome, one window contains:
- the LOC122721237 gene encoding G-type lectin S-receptor-like serine/threonine-protein kinase At4g27290, with protein MKLGVNLKTGLDRRLTSWKNWDDPSPGDFVWKILVHNNPESTMWKGSKFYFRSGPWNGITSSGTPQLKPNQVFSFNFVHSDDEVYHTYDPKNKSVISRAVMNQTNYKRELYIWDEASQSWSLFTYLPTDYCDSYGLCGAYGNCIITDLLMEIASLLTRQFASDGDGFIKFTELKLPDTKYSWVNKNMSLKECRGKCLNNCNCTAYSVFDIGNGGSGCAL; from the exons ATGAAGCTCGGAGTGAACTTGAAGACAGGACTCGATCGGCGTCTCACATCATGGAAAAACTGGGATGATCCATCACCAGGGGACTTTGTTTGGAAGATCCTCGTACATAATAATCCTGAGTCTACCATGTGGAAAGGCTCGAAGTTCTACTTTCGTTCAGGCCCATGGAACGGCATTACAAGCAGCGGTACACCGCAATTAAAGCCTAACCAGGTTTTTAGTTTCAACTTTGTTCATAGTGATGACGAGGTTTATCATACATACGACCCTAAGAATAAGTCTGTAATTTCAAGGGCTGTAATGAACCAAACCAACTACAAGCGTGAGCTCTACATATGGGACGAAGCATCACAGTCCTGGAGCCTGTTTACGTATCTGCCAACAGATTACTGCGACAGTTATGGCCTTTGTGGTGCTTATGGAAATTGCATCATTACTGACTTGCTTATGGAAATTGCATCATTACTGACTCGCCAGTTTGCCAGT GATGGAGATGGATTTATCAAATTCACAGAATTAAAATTGCCTGATACTAAATATTCTTGGGTAAATAAGAATATGAGCCTGAAGGAATGTAGGGGAAAATGCTTAAACAACTGTAACTGCACTGCTTACTCAGTCTTTGATATTGGAAATGGAGGCAGTGGCTGTGCTCTTTAG
- the LOC110612117 gene encoding G-type lectin S-receptor-like serine/threonine-protein kinase SD1-1 has product MSASELARLENEKDEPDEKIVAIVIPVIVLAFAFLGVCYYFCQRRLKKLKDENEIDGSDQSSEEDLDLPLFDFVTISHATNKFSLSNRLGRGGFGPVYKGILADGHEIAVKRLQSNSGQGLKEFKNEVKLIARLQHRNLVKLLGSCIQGNERMLIYEYMPNKSLDFFIFDRTRGKLLDWSNRFNIVCGIARGLLYLHQDSRLRIIHRDLKASNVLLDADMNPKISDFGMAKTFREDQTEGNTKRVVGTYGYMALEYATDGLFSVKSDVFSFGILILEIISGQKSRGFYHPNHSLNLIGYAWRLWKEGSPLELAAPIILDSCHVSEVIRCIHISLLCVQLHAEDRPSMASVVLMLGSETALLPQPKEPGFFKDKDSTEAESSSSNQVSLSTNEISLSLLEAR; this is encoded by the exons ATGTCTGCTTCTGAATTAG CTCGCCTTGAGAATGAGAAAGATGAACCTGACGAGAAGATAGTGGCGATTGTCATCCCTGTCATCGTTTTAGCTTTTGCATTTTTAGGAGTCTGCTATTACTTTTGCCAGAGAAGATTAAAAAAGCTGAAAG ATGAAAATGAAATTGATGGAAGCGATCAGAGCTCAGAGGAAGATTTGGACCTCCCATTGTTTGACTTTGTCACAATATCACATGCAACCAACAAATTTTCACTCAGCAATAGGCTAGGACGAGGTGGTTTTGGACCTGTGTACAAG GGAATACTAGCAGATGGACATGAGATTGCTGTTAAGAGGCTACAAAGTAATTCAGGACAAGGATTAAAAGAGTTCAAAAATGAAGTCAAATTAATTGCAAGACTTCAGCACCGAAATCTAGTAAAACTTCTCGGTAGCTGCATCCAAGGAAATGAGAGAATGTTAATTTATGAATACATGCCCAACAAAAGCCTGGACTTCTTCATTTTTG ATCGAACTAGAGGAAAACTATTAGACTGGTCAAATCGTTTCAACATTGTGTGTGGAATAGCAAGAGGACTCCTTTACCTTCATCAAGATTCAAGACTAAGGATCATACATAGAGATCTCAAAGCAAGTAATGTATTGCTTGATGCTGATATGAACccaaaaatttcagattttggcATGGCTAAAACTTTCAGAGAAGACCAGACTGAAGGAAACACAAAAAGGGTGGTAGGAACATA TGGTTATATGGCACTGGAGTATGCGACTGACGGGCTATTCTCAGTGAAATCAGATGTATTTAGCTTTGGAATTCTAATTCTAGAGATAATAAGTGGGCAAAAAAGTCGCGGATTTTATCATCCAAACCATAGTCTTAACCTTATTGGATAT GCATGGAGATTGTGGAAAGAAGGAAGTCCCTTGGAGTTGGCTGCTCCAATTATCTTGGACTCGTGCCATGTATCAGAAGTGATTCGTTGCATACATATAAGCCTCTTATGCGTGCAACTGCATGCTGAGGACAGGCCAAGTATGGCATCTGTGGTTTTAATGCTAGGCAGTGAAACTGCACTACTGCCTCAGCCTAAAGAACCTGGTTTTTTCAAGGACAAAGATTCAACTGAAGCAGAATCTTCATCAAGCAATCAAGTTTCTTTGTCAACAAATGAAATTAGTCTCTCACTGTTGGAGGCTCGATAG